The proteins below come from a single Saccharopolyspora sp. SCSIO 74807 genomic window:
- a CDS encoding sirohydrochlorin chelatase: MSPGAFGSGTFGPGAFGPGAFEPGAFGTEPNLSSAGEAPALVAVAHGSRDPRSARTVHALLDVVRAQRPDLDVRTAFLDLSAPRVGDVLASVHADGHQQAVLVPLLLGSAFHARVDVPATVTEAAQRFPKLRVHTADVLGPDHRLDAAAWRRLAETGADAEDSGLGVVLAGVGSAHAPANRLVAQVAERRAERTSWAGARAAFATAADPDVPTAVADLHARGARRIAVAFWFLAPGLLTDRVVTSAREHARDPLIAEPMADAPEVAELVLARYAEALRPSGAATA; this comes from the coding sequence ATGAGCCCCGGCGCGTTCGGTTCCGGCACGTTCGGGCCCGGCGCGTTCGGGCCCGGGGCCTTCGAGCCCGGCGCGTTCGGCACCGAACCGAACCTGTCCAGCGCAGGCGAAGCCCCCGCGCTGGTCGCCGTGGCGCACGGCAGCCGGGACCCGCGCTCGGCGCGCACCGTGCACGCCCTGCTGGACGTGGTGCGCGCCCAGCGGCCGGACTTGGACGTGCGCACCGCTTTCCTGGACCTGTCGGCGCCGCGCGTCGGCGACGTGCTCGCTTCGGTGCACGCCGACGGTCACCAGCAGGCCGTGCTGGTGCCGCTGCTGCTGGGCAGCGCCTTCCACGCCAGGGTCGACGTCCCGGCGACGGTGACCGAAGCGGCGCAGCGGTTCCCGAAGCTGCGGGTGCACACCGCCGACGTGCTCGGGCCGGACCACCGGCTGGATGCGGCCGCTTGGCGGCGGTTGGCCGAAACCGGTGCGGATGCGGAGGATTCCGGGCTCGGCGTGGTCCTGGCCGGGGTCGGCTCGGCGCACGCCCCGGCGAACCGGCTGGTCGCGCAGGTCGCCGAGCGCCGCGCGGAGCGGACTTCGTGGGCGGGTGCGCGCGCCGCGTTCGCGACCGCGGCCGACCCGGACGTCCCGACGGCCGTCGCGGACCTGCACGCCCGCGGCGCCCGGCGCATCGCGGTCGCGTTCTGGTTCCTGGCGCCGGGTTTGCTGACCGATCGCGTGGTCACCAGCGCGCGCGAGCACGCGCGGGATCCGCTGATCGCGGAGCCGATGGCGGACGCGCCGGAAGTCGCCGAGCTGGTCCTCGCCCGCTACGCCGAAGCGCTCCGGCCGAGCGGCGCGGCCACGGCCTGA